A window from bacterium encodes these proteins:
- a CDS encoding ABC-F family ATP-binding cassette domain-containing protein: MLKIQNLSKSYGSQALFDEVSVNINRGERVGLVGRNGHGKTTLLRLLTGEESPDSGVISAPKGYRIGYLHQQLEFTRPSVLEEAALGLEEEEKDQTWRAEKILAGLGFSAEDMISPPEIFSGGYQVRLNLARLLVSEPDLLLLDEPTNFLDVVAIRWLKKFLFSWKGELLVVTHDRSFIDAVTTHIMGIHRHKVRKIPGDTGKYYSQIAMEEDVHEKSRVNMEKKRRQTEDFIRKFRAKARLVGLVQSRIRSLEKQKVPERLQAIRTLDFSFRKAPFEGKVMMEASELSYRWPQDSKELFRKVRLVIGKGDRIAVIGPNGKGKSTFLRVLAGELTPTGGEVRTHNRTRVGFFGQTNVQRLEPNRTVVEELLAVEPDRSLARARAVSGTMMFEGDSALKKVSVLSGGEKSRVLLGRLLLEPHNLLLLDEPTNHLDMDSCEALLDAIEDFEGGVVIVTHNENFLHSLAEKLLVFDRGGASLFDGTYQNFLDEVGWESEEETEGKGEREKGKGKKPGVKSDVRENKKESRKEKVRLQQERTRIMGPLQQRVKEMEKKITGLESEVERINSELIEASNAGEGQHISELSRKLHSLTREIEKGYEVLVTASEELEKVEKELER, from the coding sequence ATGCTCAAAATACAGAACCTGTCCAAATCATATGGCTCACAGGCCCTTTTTGACGAGGTCTCCGTAAATATCAATCGGGGGGAGCGGGTAGGTCTGGTTGGGCGCAACGGCCATGGAAAAACAACCCTCCTCAGGCTTCTGACAGGGGAGGAGTCTCCCGATTCAGGGGTCATCTCCGCTCCAAAAGGTTACCGGATAGGATATCTTCATCAGCAGCTGGAATTCACCCGCCCCTCCGTTCTGGAAGAGGCTGCTCTGGGGCTTGAAGAGGAAGAAAAGGACCAGACGTGGCGGGCCGAAAAAATTCTGGCCGGGTTGGGTTTTTCCGCGGAGGATATGATCAGCCCCCCGGAGATCTTCTCGGGTGGTTACCAGGTCCGGCTTAACCTCGCCCGGCTGCTCGTGTCGGAACCGGATCTGCTTCTTCTGGATGAACCAACCAACTTCCTTGACGTCGTGGCGATACGCTGGCTGAAAAAGTTCCTTTTCTCATGGAAAGGGGAGCTTCTTGTAGTTACCCATGACCGGAGTTTCATAGACGCGGTTACGACCCACATCATGGGGATCCACAGGCATAAGGTGCGGAAAATACCGGGTGATACGGGCAAGTATTACAGTCAGATAGCCATGGAAGAGGATGTTCACGAAAAGTCCCGCGTGAATATGGAGAAAAAACGCCGCCAGACGGAAGATTTTATTCGCAAATTCAGGGCCAAGGCCCGTCTCGTGGGCCTGGTCCAGTCCCGTATTCGCTCCCTTGAAAAGCAGAAGGTTCCGGAACGGCTCCAGGCTATAAGAACCCTGGATTTTTCTTTCAGGAAGGCTCCTTTCGAAGGAAAGGTGATGATGGAGGCCAGTGAACTTTCCTACCGCTGGCCTCAGGACTCCAAGGAGCTTTTCCGTAAAGTGCGCCTTGTCATTGGCAAGGGGGATCGCATAGCCGTTATCGGGCCCAACGGAAAAGGGAAATCGACTTTCCTGAGAGTGCTTGCAGGAGAGCTTACCCCCACGGGTGGTGAGGTCAGGACCCATAACCGTACGCGGGTGGGTTTCTTTGGGCAGACAAATGTTCAGCGGCTGGAGCCCAACCGCACCGTGGTTGAAGAGCTCCTGGCAGTGGAACCGGACCGTTCCCTGGCAAGAGCCAGAGCGGTGAGCGGGACAATGATGTTCGAGGGTGACTCGGCTCTGAAAAAGGTTTCTGTACTCTCAGGCGGGGAGAAGAGCAGGGTTCTTCTCGGCCGATTGCTTCTGGAACCACACAATCTCCTTCTTCTGGATGAGCCAACAAACCATCTGGATATGGATTCCTGTGAGGCGCTCCTCGACGCTATCGAAGATTTCGAAGGGGGCGTTGTTATCGTCACCCACAACGAAAACTTTCTGCACAGCCTGGCTGAGAAGCTCCTTGTTTTCGACAGAGGCGGAGCATCCCTGTTCGATGGCACATACCAGAACTTTCTGGATGAGGTGGGATGGGAATCGGAGGAGGAAACTGAGGGGAAAGGGGAAAGGGAAAAGGGAAAAGGGAAAAAGCCAGGCGTTAAAAGTGATGTCAGGGAGAATAAAAAAGAGTCTCGGAAAGAGAAGGTCCGTCTGCAGCAGGAACGGACCAGGATCATGGGGCCTCTCCAGCAGCGCGTAAAAGAGATGGAAAAAAAGATCACCGGATTGGAGTCAGAGGTCGAAAGGATAAACAGTGAGCTTATAGAGGCTTCCAATGCCGGAGAAGGGCAGCATATTTCTGAGCTTTCAAGAAAGCTGCACAGCCTTACCCGGGAGATAGAGAAGGGTTATGAAGTACTTGTGACCGCCTCGGAGGAGCTGGAAAAGGTGGAGAAGGAATTGGAACGGTAA
- a CDS encoding GntG family PLP-dependent aldolase — protein MRSEISLIDLRSDTVTKPTPEMRKAMAEAEVGDDVYSEDPTVNRLEETAAGMLGFESALYVPTGSMGNQVALAVHTRPGEEVVCDADSHILHYEMAAMAALSGLLPRVLNTVGGFPSASQVSEAIQPDIGYLSRTGLISLENSHNRGGGAVMEIERQREIQEAAHQKGVPVHLDGARIFNAAIALGVDVHEVAAGFDSVMFCLSKGLGVPIGSLLCGSSDFIREARRVRKRFGGGMRQVGVLAAPGLVALEKMTGRLAEDHLTVRLLAEGLAQKSGIEIPVDPQTNILIFTVGPEWFGEKIPEDENYAGGFVRHLKEHGILALALDKNKVRMVTHYDLPEDAVVRTMRAVESRNPSTSSGSRARSRE, from the coding sequence ATGAGATCTGAAATTAGCCTTATTGATCTTCGTTCCGACACGGTAACGAAACCCACCCCCGAGATGCGAAAGGCCATGGCCGAAGCCGAGGTGGGGGACGATGTTTACAGCGAGGACCCCACGGTCAACCGTCTCGAGGAGACGGCTGCCGGCATGCTGGGTTTCGAGTCCGCCCTATATGTGCCCACCGGAAGCATGGGAAACCAGGTGGCCCTGGCGGTCCACACCCGTCCCGGGGAAGAGGTTGTGTGCGACGCCGATAGCCATATCCTGCACTATGAGATGGCGGCCATGGCAGCGCTTTCCGGTCTGCTGCCACGGGTCCTGAACACGGTGGGAGGGTTTCCCAGCGCCAGCCAGGTTTCGGAGGCCATTCAGCCTGACATCGGATACCTGTCGCGGACCGGGCTTATTAGTCTGGAAAACAGCCATAACAGGGGCGGCGGTGCGGTCATGGAGATAGAAAGGCAGCGGGAGATCCAGGAGGCTGCCCATCAAAAAGGAGTGCCTGTCCATCTTGACGGGGCGAGGATCTTTAACGCTGCTATCGCCCTTGGTGTGGATGTCCATGAGGTGGCAGCCGGGTTCGATTCGGTCATGTTCTGCCTTTCCAAGGGGTTGGGGGTTCCAATCGGATCTCTTCTGTGCGGGTCTTCGGATTTCATCAGGGAGGCCCGAAGGGTCCGCAAGAGGTTCGGCGGGGGTATGCGGCAGGTGGGGGTGCTGGCCGCTCCCGGCCTGGTGGCCCTGGAAAAAATGACAGGGAGGCTTGCCGAGGACCACCTTACGGTGAGGCTCCTGGCTGAAGGGTTGGCACAGAAGTCAGGTATCGAGATCCCCGTCGATCCTCAAACCAACATCCTCATCTTCACCGTGGGGCCGGAGTGGTTCGGCGAAAAAATCCCGGAGGACGAAAACTACGCTGGAGGGTTCGTCCGACACCTGAAAGAACACGGGATCCTGGCTCTGGCATTGGATAAAAACAAGGTCCGAATGGTAACGCACTATGATTTACCTGAAGACGCAGTTGTGAGAACAATGAGAGCAGTAGAAAGTAGAAACCCTTCGACAAGCTCAGGGTCCCGAGCCCGGTCGAGGGAGTAG
- a CDS encoding type II toxin-antitoxin system MqsR family toxin: MGRKLKPHYDLNELKELLQEDDTGDIVGKARKTAVALGYSEDDVIRKVLELQPKHFFLSKTAFHDPKLWHDYYRLPDDDKDIDLFIKLQKGHDGVARVTSFTGYDEEYENV; this comes from the coding sequence TTGGGACGCAAACTGAAACCCCATTATGACCTCAATGAGCTTAAGGAACTGCTTCAGGAAGATGACACTGGTGACATTGTCGGGAAGGCCAGGAAGACAGCTGTCGCGCTTGGTTATAGCGAGGACGATGTGATCAGGAAGGTTCTGGAACTACAGCCAAAACACTTTTTCCTGAGCAAGACAGCGTTTCACGATCCAAAGCTTTGGCATGACTATTACAGACTTCCAGACGATGATAAAGATATCGACCTATTTATCAAACTGCAAAAGGGCCATGACGGAGTGGCCCGGGTGACATCCTTCACGGGATACGATGAGGAGTACGAGAATGTATAA
- a CDS encoding protein-export chaperone SecB, with translation MRESYSFSFNDIRIVDIMFHATPNWKKGEGDVPLDTSLNIEYSPRGKKLLVRISLSNDNQYSPFTFMVAGIGFFEFEKMPNEEILETVARVNCAAIMFPYIREVVADLTSRAGLPPFHHSPVNFHALYEEYKAAESEELEQKPPAPGKRASGKKKQTKTK, from the coding sequence ATGAGAGAAAGTTACAGTTTCAGTTTTAATGATATTAGAATCGTCGATATCATGTTCCATGCGACGCCAAACTGGAAGAAAGGCGAGGGAGATGTTCCTTTAGACACCAGTCTGAACATCGAATACTCACCTAGAGGGAAAAAACTTCTCGTTAGGATCAGCCTTTCTAACGACAATCAATATTCACCTTTCACCTTCATGGTGGCCGGGATAGGTTTCTTTGAGTTTGAAAAGATGCCAAATGAAGAAATCCTTGAAACGGTTGCTCGAGTGAACTGTGCCGCGATCATGTTCCCTTATATCAGGGAGGTCGTTGCCGATCTTACAAGCAGAGCCGGCCTTCCTCCGTTCCATCATTCACCGGTAAATTTCCATGCGCTCTATGAAGAGTACAAGGCCGCTGAGAGCGAAGAACTTGAACAGAAACCGCCGGCACCTGGGAAGAGGGCAAGCGGCAAGAAGAAGCAGACCAAAACCAAATAA
- a CDS encoding PAS domain S-box protein, giving the protein MNFVSLMDLAAAAASLTALLFILFAARRTPWKPEVTLFTFVIILAVSHDVGNFLEWAGYTNWFDPVEDFLEVLTAALWAFFFYTFFQELTERKLRQIQDLDEKILDGSPVAFVLRSSDLRVLKVSKAFKKVTGYDPAAVMGKSIEEFMPDMPGRQELEARHRKVLESGGQVGPTEMQVPSPVPRFIRETIFPVRGLEEGNVTNTLSVLEDITAQVEAERKLREVQELDEKILDGSPVAFVLHDLDMRIIRVSSAYEKVTGFKTEDVQDRTLKEFMPDGSQKDDIIQRIEYVQEQMLQVGPKDIESPVPGHYLRETILPIFSPEGRLVNTLSVLEDITEQKHARDALEESESRYKMLFDSIHDGVVVHEIEKGGRPGRFLEVNRTFCQMTGYSRKELLEITPLDLSEISRYAVASVRKTLLGGGSTSFERVLISKTGEELPCEMKAHSFKLGDKQVILSVVRDITERKKAHDRISSSLAEKETLLREIHHRVKNNLQVISGLLNLQAHYIDDERVRTIYKESQNRIKTMALIHEELYQREDLARINLAEYISGLAGNLMASYSMAIGRVSLDLDLEDAEITIDTAIPCGLIVNEIVSNSLAHAFPDNGKGKIRIKLRLLDGEKFELKVSDDGIGLPADLKISKTKTLGLRLVSILAEQLGADLQVEKDQGTAFCLTFKEYLEAGAEMY; this is encoded by the coding sequence GTGAACTTCGTCAGCCTCATGGACCTTGCCGCCGCCGCAGCTTCCCTGACAGCACTCCTGTTTATTCTTTTCGCAGCCAGGCGAACCCCCTGGAAACCGGAGGTCACTCTATTTACCTTTGTCATTATCCTCGCCGTCAGCCACGATGTGGGAAATTTCCTGGAATGGGCAGGTTATACAAACTGGTTCGACCCGGTGGAGGATTTTCTGGAGGTACTCACTGCCGCACTCTGGGCATTTTTCTTCTATACATTTTTTCAGGAACTTACGGAGCGGAAGCTTCGGCAGATCCAGGATCTCGATGAGAAGATCCTCGATGGGTCACCCGTGGCCTTTGTTCTGAGAAGCTCTGATCTACGGGTTCTGAAGGTTTCCAAGGCGTTTAAAAAGGTCACAGGTTACGATCCAGCTGCCGTTATGGGTAAAAGTATTGAAGAGTTCATGCCAGATATGCCCGGCCGGCAGGAGCTGGAGGCCAGGCACAGGAAGGTCCTGGAATCTGGAGGACAGGTAGGACCGACAGAGATGCAGGTACCATCCCCGGTCCCTCGGTTTATTCGTGAGACTATCTTCCCGGTGAGGGGCCTGGAGGAAGGAAACGTAACCAATACACTTAGCGTTCTGGAGGACATTACTGCTCAGGTAGAGGCAGAGAGAAAACTCAGGGAGGTCCAGGAACTTGACGAGAAGATACTGGACGGTTCCCCGGTAGCCTTTGTCCTCCACGATCTCGATATGCGTATCATAAGGGTGAGCAGCGCCTATGAAAAGGTGACTGGATTCAAAACAGAGGATGTACAGGACCGCACACTGAAGGAGTTCATGCCCGACGGATCTCAGAAAGATGACATTATCCAAAGAATCGAATATGTTCAGGAGCAGATGCTTCAGGTCGGACCCAAAGACATAGAATCTCCCGTCCCCGGCCACTATTTAAGGGAAACGATCCTGCCCATCTTCAGCCCGGAGGGTCGGTTGGTTAACACACTCTCCGTGCTGGAGGATATCACCGAGCAAAAGCACGCCAGGGATGCCCTCGAGGAAAGTGAGTCCAGATACAAGATGCTCTTCGACAGTATTCATGACGGTGTGGTGGTCCATGAGATCGAGAAAGGTGGGCGCCCCGGGCGCTTCCTGGAAGTAAACCGCACATTTTGCCAAATGACGGGATACTCCCGGAAAGAGCTGCTCGAGATCACTCCACTGGATTTAAGTGAAATCTCCAGATATGCAGTTGCTTCGGTAAGGAAAACTCTACTTGGAGGTGGATCAACCTCCTTTGAGAGGGTCCTCATCAGTAAAACTGGTGAGGAACTTCCTTGCGAGATGAAAGCCCATTCTTTCAAGCTGGGGGACAAGCAGGTAATCCTCTCGGTGGTCAGGGACATCACAGAGAGAAAGAAAGCTCATGACAGGATCAGCAGCTCCCTTGCAGAAAAAGAGACTCTCTTGCGGGAGATCCATCATCGGGTCAAGAATAACCTTCAGGTCATTTCAGGCCTTCTCAATCTTCAGGCCCATTATATTGATGATGAGAGGGTCCGGACTATATACAAGGAAAGTCAGAACAGGATCAAAACCATGGCTCTCATCCACGAAGAGCTTTATCAGCGAGAGGACCTGGCGCGGATAAACCTCGCGGAATATATCAGCGGACTGGCCGGGAACCTGATGGCCTCCTACTCCATGGCAATCGGAAGGGTCAGCCTCGATCTGGATCTTGAGGACGCGGAGATCACGATCGACACGGCCATTCCCTGCGGCCTTATCGTAAACGAGATCGTATCCAATTCCCTGGCTCACGCCTTTCCGGATAATGGGAAGGGTAAAATCAGGATAAAATTAAGGCTGTTGGATGGAGAAAAGTTTGAATTAAAGGTATCAGACGATGGCATTGGATTGCCTGCCGATCTGAAAATAAGTAAAACGAAAACACTTGGGTTACGGTTGGTGTCGATCCTGGCAGAACAGCTGGGTGCGGATCTTCAGGTCGAGAAAGATCAGGGCACTGCTTTTTGCCTGACCTTCAAGGAGTACCTGGAGGCAGGGGCGGAAATGTATTAA
- a CDS encoding D-2-hydroxyacid dehydrogenase, whose amino-acid sequence MKIVVLDGYTLNPGDLSWDDLKALGDCIVHDRTAPDELVERGKGAQVLLTNKVVLDREAIGQLPELAYIGVQATGVNVVDLEAARDRGIVITNVPAYGTDSVAQFVFALLLEHVNSVGHHTEAVHAGKWSACADFSFHERPLVELAGMTLGIVGYGAIGRAVARIAEAFGMVVIVHTRTPCKSSETRFVDLETVFAEGDVVSLHCPLTPETKRLVNSRRLKLMKNSAILINTSRGPLVDEAALADALNGGQIAGAALDVLSVEPPPENNPLLAARNCTITPHIAWATLAARKRLMDTVVGNVKAWMEGRPRNVVS is encoded by the coding sequence ATGAAGATCGTTGTCCTGGACGGCTACACCTTGAATCCAGGCGATCTTTCCTGGGATGATCTGAAGGCGTTGGGTGATTGTATCGTCCACGACAGGACCGCTCCCGATGAGTTAGTGGAAAGAGGGAAGGGAGCCCAGGTCCTTCTGACCAACAAGGTGGTCCTGGACCGGGAGGCCATCGGGCAGCTGCCTGAGCTGGCTTATATTGGCGTTCAGGCCACCGGTGTTAACGTTGTTGACCTGGAGGCTGCCCGGGACCGGGGGATCGTTATCACCAACGTGCCGGCCTACGGCACCGATTCTGTGGCCCAGTTTGTTTTCGCGCTCCTTTTAGAACATGTTAACTCTGTCGGGCACCACACCGAAGCGGTCCATGCAGGGAAATGGTCAGCCTGTGCGGATTTCAGCTTTCATGAAAGACCCCTCGTAGAACTTGCAGGTATGACCCTGGGTATCGTCGGTTACGGGGCCATCGGAAGGGCTGTGGCAAGGATCGCCGAGGCCTTCGGGATGGTGGTCATTGTGCATACGCGAACACCATGTAAAAGCAGCGAGACCCGATTTGTTGATCTGGAAACGGTATTTGCCGAAGGTGATGTGGTGAGTCTCCACTGTCCCCTTACACCTGAAACAAAGAGGCTGGTAAACAGCAGACGTCTTAAGCTGATGAAGAATTCAGCAATACTCATCAACACATCACGGGGCCCTCTTGTGGATGAAGCGGCCCTCGCAGATGCCCTCAATGGCGGACAGATAGCGGGAGCCGCCCTGGACGTTCTTTCGGTGGAGCCTCCACCCGAGAACAACCCTCTGTTAGCGGCCCGGAACTGCACCATAACTCCTCACATCGCCTGGGCCACACTGGCGGCCAGAAAAAGGCTCATGGACACTGTGGTGGGGAACGTAAAGGCGTGGATGGAAGGGAGACCGAGGAACGTGGTCAGCTAG
- the rlmKL gene encoding bifunctional 23S rRNA (guanine(2069)-N(7))-methyltransferase RlmK/23S rRNA (guanine(2445)-N(2))-methyltransferase RlmL, whose translation MSTKLKFFATCPKGIGDILAAELISFGAEGTKESAAGVSFTGTLETAYRACLWSRVASRILLPLSEFPVTSEDDLYQGVRDVPWEEHFSPDSTFAVSASGNAGTVEHTHFASLKVKDAVVDRFRDLLGTRPSIDIKQPDLRLNLHLARDTGTVSLDLSGEALHKRGYRHEKGKAPLKENLAAAILIRVGWPQLAIDGSPLIDPMCGSGTLPIEAALMAGDVAPGILRSSFGFMGWKNHHTGTWTNLQVEARYRMKEGLERLPVILGYDSDRAAIRAALDNTQRAGLEKRIHFERLDLHSLTVPPAVHGRKGLVIVNPPYGERLGEGEDLKALYATIGERLKTQFRQWRAAVFTGNPELGKEMGLRAVKTNNLYNGTIKCRLLHFDVQEERFTRGTLDGSAEPTPDPEAGADAGMFANRLRKNLRTLGKWAEKEDISCYRLYDADVPEFNFAVDLYDDHVHVQEYEAPRSVDPGRAAARLEAALGKIQEVLGVTKDAVHLKVRRRQRGGSQYDKKEEQKQFMRVDEGDLDFLVNLTDYLDTGLFLDHRITRSMIRELAAGKSFLNLFCYTGSATVYAAIGEASSTTSVDMSNTYIDWARRNMRLNSFGGQQHRFFRADVLRWIRKEKGRYDLIFLDPPTYSRSKTMNTDFDVQRDHVSLIRDTAGLLTTGGTLLFSTNRRGFSLDKDALDDLRIEDITDATIPMDFKRRPGIHKCFKIRTQNSELSTQEKIKS comes from the coding sequence ATGTCTACAAAACTCAAGTTCTTTGCTACCTGCCCCAAGGGCATCGGTGACATTCTCGCTGCTGAACTCATTTCCTTCGGCGCCGAAGGCACGAAAGAGTCCGCGGCAGGTGTCTCCTTTACCGGGACCCTTGAGACGGCCTATCGAGCCTGTCTGTGGTCCCGGGTTGCCAGCCGGATACTCCTTCCTCTTTCTGAATTTCCCGTAACTTCGGAGGATGATCTTTACCAGGGAGTCAGGGATGTACCATGGGAAGAACACTTTTCCCCCGACTCCACCTTTGCGGTTAGCGCCAGCGGGAATGCCGGAACAGTTGAACACACCCACTTTGCCTCCCTGAAGGTAAAGGATGCCGTTGTGGACAGGTTTCGGGACCTTCTCGGCACACGTCCGTCCATCGACATCAAGCAGCCGGATCTCCGTTTAAACCTTCACCTTGCCCGGGACACGGGAACCGTAAGTCTGGATCTGTCTGGGGAGGCGCTGCACAAACGCGGCTATCGCCATGAAAAGGGGAAGGCCCCTCTGAAGGAAAACCTGGCTGCGGCCATTCTCATAAGGGTGGGGTGGCCGCAATTGGCCATAGACGGCAGTCCTCTTATCGATCCCATGTGTGGATCCGGGACTCTTCCCATCGAAGCTGCGCTTATGGCCGGCGATGTCGCCCCCGGGATCTTGAGGTCTTCTTTCGGCTTCATGGGGTGGAAAAACCACCATACCGGCACCTGGACCAACCTTCAGGTTGAGGCCCGCTACCGCATGAAAGAGGGTTTGGAACGCCTGCCTGTCATCCTGGGTTACGACTCGGACAGAGCTGCTATCAGGGCTGCCCTGGATAACACGCAGAGGGCGGGCCTTGAAAAGCGAATTCACTTTGAGCGTCTCGATCTCCATTCACTGACCGTACCGCCAGCCGTACACGGCAGGAAGGGGCTGGTCATCGTCAACCCCCCATACGGGGAACGTCTGGGAGAAGGGGAGGACCTCAAAGCCCTCTACGCAACAATTGGAGAGCGTTTAAAGACCCAGTTCAGACAGTGGCGGGCCGCTGTTTTCACCGGCAACCCGGAGCTTGGCAAAGAGATGGGCCTGCGGGCTGTGAAGACCAACAACCTTTATAACGGCACCATCAAATGCCGTCTGCTGCACTTCGATGTTCAGGAAGAGCGTTTCACCAGGGGAACCCTGGATGGATCAGCCGAACCAACCCCTGACCCGGAGGCTGGCGCAGATGCCGGGATGTTCGCCAACCGCCTTCGAAAGAATTTGCGGACCCTGGGCAAGTGGGCCGAAAAAGAGGACATCTCGTGCTATCGGCTCTACGATGCCGATGTGCCGGAGTTCAACTTCGCCGTGGATCTTTACGATGACCATGTCCATGTCCAGGAGTATGAGGCGCCCCGTTCCGTGGATCCCGGGCGCGCAGCCGCCCGTCTCGAGGCGGCTCTGGGGAAGATCCAGGAGGTCCTGGGCGTTACGAAGGACGCAGTGCATTTGAAAGTCCGGCGACGACAGCGGGGAGGGTCTCAGTACGATAAAAAAGAGGAACAAAAACAGTTCATGAGGGTAGATGAAGGAGATCTTGATTTCCTTGTAAACCTGACTGACTACCTGGATACGGGACTTTTTCTCGACCATCGGATTACAAGGAGTATGATAAGGGAGCTGGCCGCTGGCAAAAGTTTTCTCAACCTGTTTTGCTACACTGGTTCAGCCACGGTTTACGCCGCGATCGGAGAAGCTTCTTCTACGACTTCCGTTGACATGTCCAACACCTATATCGACTGGGCTCGCCGCAACATGCGCCTGAACTCCTTCGGAGGGCAGCAGCACAGGTTTTTTCGAGCCGACGTTCTCCGGTGGATACGCAAGGAAAAAGGGCGCTATGATCTGATTTTCCTGGACCCTCCCACCTATTCCAGATCAAAAACCATGAACACTGATTTCGATGTGCAGAGGGACCACGTTTCTCTCATCCGGGACACTGCCGGACTTCTCACAACGGGTGGGACACTGCTTTTTTCCACCAATCGCAGGGGGTTTTCTCTTGATAAGGATGCCCTGGACGATCTCAGGATAGAGGATATTACCGACGCCACCATCCCCATGGACTTTAAAAGAAGGCCGGGAATACATAAATGCTTTAAAATCAGAACGCAGAACTCAGAACTCAGCACACAGGAGAAGATCAAAAGCTGA
- a CDS encoding restriction endonuclease subunit S: MTSENFLENFEHLAGAPNGVPKLRELVLQLAVRGRLVPQDSNAEPASNLLKKIEAEKRKLVVAKAIRNKKLSALGDAPYELPDSWSWVLIGNICRDWGQRVPDKLFSYIDVSAIDNEKGAINEPTVIEAADAPSRARKLVRLGTVIYSTVRPYLLNVAVINKELEPDPIASTAFAIVHPLGGISSRYVFWYLRSPVFISYVESKMLGVAYPAINDSQFFSGLFPLPPLEEQKRIVAKVDQLMALCDTLEQQLNLAQSKASKYAEAIVAAMTAA; encoded by the coding sequence ATGACCTCTGAAAACTTCCTTGAAAACTTTGAGCATCTTGCTGGTGCACCTAATGGGGTCCCAAAATTAAGAGAATTAGTACTCCAACTAGCTGTACGGGGGAGGCTTGTTCCACAGGATTCTAATGCTGAGCCTGCATCGAATTTGTTGAAAAAGATTGAGGCCGAGAAAAGAAAGCTGGTAGTTGCGAAGGCGATAAGAAACAAGAAGCTGAGCGCTTTGGGAGATGCTCCTTATGAACTCCCAGATAGCTGGTCTTGGGTACTCATCGGGAATATTTGTAGAGATTGGGGTCAAAGAGTACCCGATAAGCTTTTCAGTTATATTGATGTGTCGGCTATCGACAATGAAAAAGGTGCCATTAATGAGCCCACCGTTATTGAAGCAGCTGACGCACCATCTCGGGCAAGAAAATTAGTACGACTGGGGACGGTTATTTATTCGACAGTACGTCCGTACTTGTTGAATGTTGCAGTGATCAACAAGGAGTTGGAACCTGACCCGATTGCTAGTACTGCTTTTGCTATCGTGCATCCCTTAGGGGGGATATCGAGTCGATATGTTTTCTGGTATCTACGCAGCCCCGTATTTATCTCATATGTAGAATCCAAAATGCTTGGTGTTGCTTATCCAGCCATTAATGACAGCCAGTTTTTTTCGGGACTGTTTCCTCTCCCCCCCCTCGAAGAACAAAAACGCATCGTTGCCAAGGTCGATCAACTCATGGCCCTTTGCGATACACTGGAACAGCAGCTAAACTTGGCACAGTCCAAGGCCTCCAAGTATGCAGAAGCTATTGTCGCAGCGATGACGGCTGCCTGA
- a CDS encoding type II toxin-antitoxin system MqsA family antitoxin: MYKHGQECPICGAGKLEKKVIEETFEYKGHSLVIPDYIIYECPTCEEGLVDKKSSRDSQKILKDFFREVDGLLPSKDIKRIRKKLGYTQEDMARELGVGLKNFARYENGQVIQGRAMDLLLRVFDFDPGILDRIKQHERRQVLRNNIVSFEEAAFKYRQKKQPEETVEHTALGWLI; the protein is encoded by the coding sequence ATGTATAAGCACGGACAGGAATGCCCCATCTGTGGCGCGGGGAAGCTGGAGAAGAAAGTCATTGAAGAAACCTTTGAGTACAAAGGCCATTCTCTGGTTATCCCCGACTACATCATCTATGAATGTCCCACCTGTGAGGAAGGCCTCGTTGACAAGAAATCCTCCAGGGATTCTCAAAAGATCCTTAAGGATTTCTTCCGGGAGGTGGATGGACTGCTTCCATCAAAAGACATCAAGAGGATCCGCAAGAAGCTCGGCTACACCCAGGAAGATATGGCCAGGGAGTTAGGAGTTGGTCTTAAGAATTTCGCCCGATATGAAAACGGCCAGGTAATCCAGGGCCGTGCAATGGACCTGCTCTTGCGCGTCTTTGATTTCGATCCGGGAATCTTGGACAGGATAAAGCAGCACGAAAGGCGACAGGTTCTTAGAAACAACATCGTCAGCTTTGAAGAGGCAGCATTCAAATACAGGCAGAAAAAACAGCCTGAGGAGACAGTTGAGCATACTGCTCTGGGGTGGTTGATATGA